In Thiomonas arsenitoxydans, the genomic stretch GAGGGCGTGCATATGCTGAGTCTGGAAGCCCGGCGTATCGACAAACGCGAACTGCGAAGCTCCGCGTGTGGTCACCCCGAGGATGCGGTGCCGCGTGGTCTGCGCCTTGTGCGAGGTGATGCTCACCTTGGCGCCCACCAGCGCATTGAGCAGGGTGGATTTGCCCACATTGGGACGGCCGACAATGGCCACAGTTCCGAAGCGACGCGGCGAATCCGGGGGCGATGAGGTCATGGCGATTTGAGAGTTTTAGGCGGTCGCCGCGCAGGCGAACGACGCTGTTGATTGTGCGCCAGCGCAGGCTGCGCCGCATCGGGCGCGTGGCTGGGCTGAACGGCTTGCCCGCGCTCATCCACCAACACAGGCCGGTTGCCACGGCGCACGGGTTTTGTGCCGCCTCGGCCAATGCGCTCGATCATGCGCGTGGCGGCGTCTTGTTCGGCGCGGCGGCGGCTATCGCCCTCGCCCTCCACTTTCAGTCCGAGTGCCTCGACGGCGCACTCCACCTTGAATTGCTGCTGATGCGCGGCGCCGCGCACGTCGAGCACGGCATAGCTGGGCAAAGGCAGACGCTGGCCTTGCAGAAACTCCTGCAATTGCGTTTTCGCATCCTTGCGGACGACGTCGGCGTCCAGCGTATCCATGAGCGGGGCGAACAAGCGGCGCATCACCTCTTGCGCCGTGTCGAAGCCGGCTTCGAGGTAGATCGCGCCAAGTAGCGCCTCTACCGTATCCGCCAAAATGGATTCGCGCTGGGCGCCCCCGCTCTGCAGTTCGCCCTCACCCAGCCTGAGAAACCGTCCCAGGTCGATCGCGCGGGCCACTTCCGCCAGCGCCTCGGCACGCACCAGCGCCGCGCGCAGACGGGAGAGTTGCCCCTCGTCTTGCCGCGCTGCCTGGTGGTAAAGCCAGGCGGCGGCCGAGAGGTTGAGCACCGAATCGCCCAGGAATTCCAGGCGCTCGTTGTGATCCGCGCCAAAGCTGCGATGCGTGAGCGCCCGCTCGAACAGTTTGCGATCGCGGAAGACGTAGCCCAGCCGCGTTTCTAGTGCCGTGCTCACCCGGGAATCAGTGGGAATGGCCGGCGTACTTGATCAGCAAGTACACCGGCCCGGCAATGTGAATTTCCTTGTTGTAGGCAAAGGAGATCACCACTTTGTCATTCACCTTGGTGATGTCGAGATCCTGCGCCGTGACGGAGGAGATGTAATCGACATCGGCCATTTTGGAATAGGCCGAACGAATATCGGCCACGGTCGGCCCGGCCTTGGCCGCCTGATCGACCGCCTTCTGAATGGCGAAATATTCCGTGGCGGTGGGTACCGCCTGTGCGCCAATGACCACGATGAACGCGAGGATGGCGCCCCAGAAAATCAACCCGATCAGGGTGATGCCACGCTGCTTGTCATGCTGCTTCATATTGGCCCCGATTTCTCCATCCGGCAATAACGATCAATGAATCAGCCCAATGTTTTTCGGTGCGCTGAAATTCATCCACACCACAAAGGCTTTGCCGATGATATTGCGCTCGGGCACAAAACCCCAATAACGTGAATCCAGCGAGTTGTCGCGGTTGTCGCCCATGACGAAATAGTTGCCGGCCGGCACCTTGCAGACAAAGCCTTCGGCGTTGTAGTGACACATATCGCGGTGCGGAAAACTTTCAGGCCCGCCGATGACATAGGGCGGCGCCATCGGATTGATCATGATGCGGTGCTCGTGCGTGCCCAGCTTTTCCATGTACTGCTTGTAGTACGTCATGGTGTTGGGATCGAAATAATCGGGCAAGGGCGTTTCCTGTACCGGCTTACCGTTGATCACCAAGTGCTTGTTTTCGTACGACACCGTATCGCCCGGCAGCCCGACGATGCGCTTGATGTAATCGATTTTCGGATCTTTGGGCAAACGGAACACGATCACATCGCCGCGCTGGGGCAGCGCGCCCGGAGTGAGGCGGGTATCGAGCAGCGGCAGGCGCAGACCGTACTCGAATTTGTTCACCAGAATCAGGTCGCCCGGCACCAGC encodes the following:
- the rnc gene encoding ribonuclease III codes for the protein MSTALETRLGYVFRDRKLFERALTHRSFGADHNERLEFLGDSVLNLSAAAWLYHQAARQDEGQLSRLRAALVRAEALAEVARAIDLGRFLRLGEGELQSGGAQRESILADTVEALLGAIYLEAGFDTAQEVMRRLFAPLMDTLDADVVRKDAKTQLQEFLQGQRLPLPSYAVLDVRGAAHQQQFKVECAVEALGLKVEGEGDSRRRAEQDAATRMIERIGRGGTKPVRRGNRPVLVDERGQAVQPSHAPDAAQPALAHNQQRRSPARRPPKTLKSP
- a CDS encoding DUF4845 domain-containing protein, whose amino-acid sequence is MKQHDKQRGITLIGLIFWGAILAFIVVIGAQAVPTATEYFAIQKAVDQAAKAGPTVADIRSAYSKMADVDYISSVTAQDLDITKVNDKVVISFAYNKEIHIAGPVYLLIKYAGHSH
- the lepB gene encoding signal peptidase I; its protein translation is METAPSVNFTLLLFILLVITGVFWFAERWYFAPQRRRAAKSAVAQLEERRSALQKQGLAADGAVASDADIEAARERVQRQPWWLEWTAGLFPVILVVFLLRSFVAEPFKIPSGSMEPTLVPGDLILVNKFEYGLRLPLLDTRLTPGALPQRGDVIVFRLPKDPKIDYIKRIVGLPGDTVSYENKHLVINGKPVQETPLPDYFDPNTMTYYKQYMEKLGTHEHRIMINPMAPPYVIGGPESFPHRDMCHYNAEGFVCKVPAGNYFVMGDNRDNSLDSRYWGFVPERNIIGKAFVVWMNFSAPKNIGLIH